Proteins from one Mycobacterium adipatum genomic window:
- a CDS encoding TIGR02234 family membrane protein, producing the protein MIRLAQALLVLGALALWGASRLPWVQVSTFDGLGQPKTSTLSGADWSTALVPLALVLLAAAVAALAVRGLLLRAVAVLVAVSGAGVAYLGISQWVVHDVAVRGAELAEVPVSALVGSQRFYAGAAVAVVAAVIALVAAGLLMRSAARTPTASARYAAPAARRDAVHSETVDGSGTQGMSERMMWDALDEGSDPTGEPNPQDPDNKGR; encoded by the coding sequence ATGATCAGGCTCGCGCAGGCGCTGCTGGTCCTCGGCGCGCTGGCGCTGTGGGGAGCCTCGCGGCTGCCGTGGGTGCAGGTGAGCACCTTCGACGGACTCGGTCAACCCAAGACCTCCACCCTCTCCGGCGCGGACTGGTCGACGGCGCTGGTCCCACTGGCGCTGGTGTTGCTGGCCGCCGCGGTCGCGGCGCTGGCGGTACGCGGTCTGCTGCTGCGCGCGGTCGCGGTACTGGTGGCGGTGTCCGGCGCCGGAGTCGCCTACCTGGGCATCAGTCAGTGGGTGGTCCACGACGTCGCGGTGCGCGGTGCGGAGCTGGCCGAGGTGCCGGTGTCGGCGCTGGTGGGATCCCAGCGCTTCTACGCAGGCGCCGCCGTGGCGGTCGTCGCAGCGGTGATTGCGCTGGTCGCGGCCGGATTGCTGATGCGCTCGGCGGCGCGGACACCGACCGCGTCGGCCCGGTACGCCGCGCCGGCGGCGCGCCGCGATGCGGTGCACTCGGAAACGGTGGACGGCTCCGGGACGCAGGGAATGTCTGAGCGGATGATGTGGGACGCGTTGGACGAGGGCAGCGATCCCACCGGCGAGCCGAACCCGCAGGATCCGGACAACAAGGGTCGGTGA
- a CDS encoding peroxiredoxin: MKTGDRVAEFELPDQTATNRSLTSLLAGGPVVLFFYPAAMTPGCTKEACHFRDLAAEFAAAGASRVGISTDAVAKQAEFAEQQRFDYPLLSDADGTVATAFGVKRGLLGKFMPVKRTTFVIDTDRTVLEVISSEFSMDAHADKALEVLRAR; the protein is encoded by the coding sequence ATCAAGACCGGTGACCGCGTGGCCGAGTTCGAATTGCCCGACCAGACCGCCACCAACCGCAGCCTGACCTCGCTGCTCGCCGGCGGCCCGGTGGTGTTGTTCTTCTACCCGGCGGCCATGACCCCCGGCTGCACCAAGGAGGCCTGCCACTTCCGTGACCTGGCCGCCGAGTTCGCCGCCGCCGGCGCCTCCCGGGTCGGCATCAGCACCGATGCGGTGGCCAAGCAGGCCGAGTTCGCCGAGCAGCAACGCTTCGACTACCCACTGCTCTCCGATGCCGACGGCACCGTCGCCACCGCGTTCGGGGTCAAGCGCGGCCTGCTCGGCAAGTTCATGCCGGTCAAACGCACCACCTTCGTGATCGACACCGACCGCACGGTGCTCGAGGTGATTTCCAGCGAGTTCAGCATGGATGCCCACGCCGACAAGGCGCTCGAGGTGCTGCGGGCGCGGTGA
- a CDS encoding anthranilate synthase component I: MQHASAAATLAVTTPREDFRELAAGHRVVPVTRKVLADSETPLSAYRKLAANRPGTFLLESAENGRSWSRWSFIGAGAPSALTVRDGAAVWLGVTPQDAPSGGDPLAALRSTLELLATAAVPGLPPLSSGLVGYFAYDMVRRLERLPEITVDDLGLPDMLLLLATDIAAVDHHEGTITLIANAVNWNGTDERVDEAYDDAVARLDVMTAALGEPLHSSVATFSRPQPQFRAQRTVQEYSAIVDKLVGDIEAGEAFQVVPSQRFEMTTTADPLDVYRMLRATNPSPYMYLLNVPNAEGGLDFSVVGSSPEALVTVTDGKATTHPIAGTRWRGDTEEEDVLLEKELLADDKERAEHLMLVDLGRNDLGRVCEPGTVRVEDYSHIERYSHVMHLVSTVTGHLAEGKTALDAVTACFPAGTLSGAPKVRAMELIEEVELTRRGLYGGVLGYLDFAGNADFAIAIRTALMRAGTAYVQAGGGVVADSNGPYEYNESANKAKAVLNAIAAAETLTDPQTPAP; this comes from the coding sequence GTGCAACACGCTTCCGCGGCCGCCACGCTGGCCGTCACCACCCCACGTGAGGATTTCCGGGAACTCGCCGCCGGGCACCGGGTGGTCCCGGTGACCCGCAAGGTGCTCGCCGACAGTGAGACACCGCTGTCGGCCTACCGCAAGCTGGCCGCCAACCGGCCCGGCACGTTCCTGCTGGAATCGGCGGAGAACGGGCGCTCCTGGTCGCGGTGGTCGTTCATCGGCGCGGGCGCGCCGTCGGCGTTGACGGTGCGTGACGGCGCGGCGGTCTGGCTGGGTGTCACACCGCAGGACGCGCCGTCCGGCGGTGACCCGCTCGCGGCGCTGCGCAGCACGTTGGAACTGCTGGCCACCGCCGCGGTGCCCGGCCTGCCGCCGTTGTCCTCGGGTTTGGTGGGCTACTTCGCCTACGACATGGTGCGCCGGCTCGAACGGCTCCCGGAGATCACCGTCGACGATCTCGGGCTGCCCGACATGCTGCTGCTGCTGGCCACCGATATCGCCGCGGTGGACCACCACGAGGGCACCATCACCCTGATCGCCAACGCGGTGAACTGGAATGGCACCGACGAGCGGGTCGACGAGGCCTATGACGATGCGGTGGCCCGGCTCGATGTGATGACCGCGGCGCTCGGCGAGCCGCTGCATTCCAGCGTCGCCACCTTCAGCCGGCCGCAGCCGCAGTTCCGTGCGCAGCGCACCGTGCAGGAGTACAGCGCCATCGTGGACAAGCTGGTCGGCGACATCGAGGCCGGCGAGGCGTTCCAGGTGGTGCCCTCACAGCGTTTCGAGATGACCACCACCGCAGACCCACTCGACGTCTACCGGATGCTGCGCGCGACCAACCCGAGCCCGTACATGTACCTGCTCAACGTGCCGAATGCCGAAGGGGGACTCGACTTCTCGGTGGTCGGCTCCAGCCCGGAGGCGCTGGTGACCGTCACGGACGGCAAGGCGACGACACACCCGATCGCGGGGACCCGGTGGCGGGGGGACACCGAGGAGGAGGACGTGCTGCTGGAGAAGGAACTGCTGGCCGACGACAAGGAGCGCGCCGAGCACCTGATGCTGGTCGATCTGGGCCGCAACGACCTGGGCAGGGTGTGCGAACCGGGCACGGTGCGGGTGGAGGATTACAGCCACATCGAGCGCTACAGCCACGTCATGCATCTGGTGTCGACGGTGACCGGGCACCTCGCCGAGGGCAAGACCGCCCTGGACGCCGTCACGGCCTGCTTCCCGGCGGGCACCCTGTCGGGGGCGCCGAAGGTGCGCGCCATGGAGCTCATCGAGGAGGTCGAGCTGACCCGGCGCGGTCTGTACGGCGGTGTGCTCGGCTATCTGGACTTCGCCGGTAACGCCGATTTCGCGATCGCGATCCGCACGGCCCTGATGCGCGCGGGCACCGCCTACGTGCAGGCCGGCGGGGGAGTCGTCGCCGACTCCAACGGGCCCTATGAGTACAACGAGTCGGCGAACAAGGCCAAGGCGGTGCTGAACGCGATCGCCGCGGCCGAGACGCTCACCGATCCGCAGACCCCGGCGCCATGA